AACCAGCACACGGGAACAGACCGTTTCTTTACCGTAGCACCAACGTTCTCTGAGGACGGGATACTGCATATTCCTCCGCAAGCGCTGCCGCAGTTCAGGGGCATCGCCACGCTGGAGGTAAAAGTGATCGCCACCCGTATTCATTTCGGGGAACGCCGGGTAACGGGTACGGAAACCGCTATGATCGTGCTGGATACCCGCGAAGCATTTGCAGGCGCGGCGCTGAACGTGGATGTGCCCGGCAAGGGAACGCTGATGATAACTCTGCAGGTAAGAGGCATGTGCAGCAGCAGGGCTTCTTTTAACCGGAAATACCTCGCCGCCGATATTATTTCCGTGCAGGAGCCGCAGACCAGGCAGGTCTTCCACAAACCCGGATACCAGCAAGCGGGGATATTACAGCAGCGGCAGGCAGTATCAGCACATCAGCAGAAAATGGCGGCAGCCTTCGCATACACTTCCCCAACCCCGCTAGTCATCCAGCGGGAATAGGCCATTCCCCGCCAGAGGATACATTTGTTAAGCAACCCATCCATTGAACGTCAGACCCTCCCACACTATATTTCCAGTCAATTTTCCCGCAAGCGCCAGTCCTTGTGGAGCATTTGCTATTGCCCATATATTCCCCTCACCGAACTTTTTCAAACCCGCACCAGCTTCAGACCATCTCCGCATCATGTCCACGTACCCTTGGGTTATCCTTCGCTTTTCAGTCACGGAACCAAGGATGAGCAGTTCACCGCAAGGCAGCGGTCGGATACTGATCATGGCATGAGCAGCTGCTACCCCCGGAATAAGGTGCAGTAACAAACTGGTGTCCCAGGAACTTGACTTGATCCGTAACATACTTCCTTTAAAGGCTTTCAGGCCACTACCTGACGTTTTTCTATGCCGCATGTATAAAACAGTATCTTTGGTTATTACAATGGTCTACAATCCAATAATTTTAAAAGGAGGAACAAAATGAACATTGCAAAATCTTCAAACAATACACCGGTAATTACTACCATTATCGAGGCTTCTATTGAGGATGTATGGAAAGCGCTTCGTGAAAGAGAAAAACTTGCCCGTTGGTTTGGATGGAATTATTCCGGCCTGGAGGCTGAAATAAATGAAATTTTCTTCACAAATGTTCGGGAAGAAGGCGTGTCCGATGCGACCCGGCGCAGACTTTCAGTGAATGGTGGCGATACTTTCATTCTAACCGCTCAGGACGATAAGACAGCACTACAACTGGTCCGCCGGCCACTAGACGGTACCCCGGAAGATAACTATTACGAAACGATTACAGAGGGATGGATTTCCTTTATTGAGCATTTACGTTTCATGCTCGAACACCAGCCGATCAGCACGCGCAGGACGATCGTTGCCCACAGAAAACTGGAAAGAGATGCTACCTGGAGAGCACTTGGCCTGCCAGATGCCCGTCAGGGACAATCTTTTGCAGGTTCACTTGAAGGACATGAACTTTCCGGATCTGTGCAATTCGTTACGCCGCAGCAAATCGGCTTGCTTATCAAAAACTGGGGGCCAGGACTACTTATTATCCAGTTTGGCGAAAATATGCAGCTTCTTACCATCTACACATCTGATACTGAATTTTTTAATAGTCTCAGCAATGAGTGGAAGTCTTAGACTTTAGCAGACAAAGTCAATAGATGACCAAAATTTGAAAAGGCTACCAAGCGGCTACCTGAAAGCCTTTTAGAATTTGTAGCGAGATCGGGAGTTGAACCCGAGACCTTTGGGTTATGAATCCAACGCTCTAACCACCTGAGCTACCTCGCCATTATTTCCAAATTGGGAGTGCAAAGATACAGGCTAAAACAATAAAAGTCAAACCTTCCGGGGAAAAAAGTTTTACGCCTCCCCTACTGTACCCGAGACCGCCCACCAGCCTCACTTGCATCCAAGCCCGCCAGATTCTCAAAGCCCCAAAGGCCCTAAAACCATTTTCCCATGCCTCCCCACCTGCGCAGGCACTCCAAAGCCCACACACCCGCAAAAACTCTCTTCTCCCCACCATCCCACCTGCCCAACGGCTCCGCCCCATTAGCAAGCCCCAAAAAACCTCAAACCCTTAGCAAGCCATAAAACCCAAAATACCATACCACCCCATTCCCAAGCCCACACAAGCCACACAGCCCGCAAACCCCTGTCCCGGCACCCGTTCCGCCCCATCCCCCAAGCCACAAGCCCTACTGCCCATAAAGCACCTCCAAACCTCGTATCTCTCGCCCCCCCAAATTATCAAGAAAAGGTAATATTTGTTTCGTACGAAAAGTTTCCTACCTTAGCATCATGAAGAAGATCACCAGAGAAAATAACCCGGAACCAACAAAATCGGAACTGGAAATATTACAGGTGCTTTGGCAACACGGCCCCTCCACCGTCAGAGCTGTCAACGACATCCTCAATGAACAAAAACGGGAAGTCCAGTACACCTCCACCCTCAAACTCATGCAGATCATGGTGGAAAAAGGACTGCTTAACCGTGACGAAAGCCGGATGAAACATATCTACAGCTCCGCTGTGGAAGAACATTCCACCAAAGGTCATCTGCTGGACAGGTTCGTGGATACCATGTACAACGGCTCCGCCAGCAGCCTCATGATGCAGCTGCTCGGCAACAAAAAGACCTCCAAAAAGGAACTGGACGCCATCCGGGAACTACTGAAAAAAATGGATAAATAACTATAAATCCCCGCACTATGCAATGGATCTCCGATGAAACATTACAGGCTGTCTGCAGAACTTTCCTGCACTCCCTCTGGCAGGGCATGATCGCCGCTGTGCTGGCGGGCCTCGTACTGATGCTTACCCGCCGTACGGCCGCGCGCACCCGCTACAACCTTCTTGGCTTCATCCTTCTGCTATCCCTGGTAGCTGCGGGTTTTACCTTTTACCTCGAAGCGGGCGTTCCGCAACGAACGCCTGCCGCTTCCGGCTCCCATTACATCACCGCTGCCGCTCCTTCCGCCATTCCTCCTGTGACGCATCCCGGTGATATCCTCCTGAATTATATGAACGACCATGCCGGGCTCATCATGCTGGTCTGGCTGATCGTTTTCATGTTCAGGTGCTGCAGGCTGATGGGCGGATACTACCATATCCGCCGCATCCGCCAGGGGGCCGTGCCGGCTGACCTTCAATGGGCTGAACAGGTGCAACGCCTCTCGGGGCAGCTGGGCTTGTCAAAACCCGTACAACTGTTCGAAACGGCGATGGCACAGGTGCCCTTCACCCTCGGCTTCCTCAAACCCTGCATTTTCGTCCCCCTGGGCATGCTCGCAAAGCTGCCGGCTGACCAGGTGGAAACCATCCTCCTGCACGAACTGGCACATATCCGCCGGAAAGATTACCTCGTGAACATGCTCCAGCATGCGGCCGATACGATCTTCTTCTTCAACCCCGCCCTGCGCTGGATATCCGCCCTCCTGCGGGAAGAAAGAGAAGCTTGCTGTGACGACATCGTGATGGCAAACACCCGCCAGCAAAGCAGCTACCTGCATGCCCTCATCGCCTTCCAGGAAAGATCAGCGGAAGCCAGCCTGGGCATGGCCCTCATGGGCAAACAACAACACCTCCTGAACAGGGTCAAACGCCTTCTTACCCGCGAAAACAAAAAACTCAGCATCATGGAAAGATCAATATTAATGCTCGGCATACTCGCTTTTACCGCCTTCAGCTTCATGCCGGTGCAGGAACAACAGATAACTCCGGAAGCGCCTGTGCCGCAGGATGCGATGTGTGATACGATTCCGCCGAAAAAACAAACCCGGACGCAGGTTGTATTGCAGACGGACTCCCTATTTGTACAGAAAAAGCCTGCCGCCGGCAACCCGGTCTGCGTGACCAAGACCATCGTACTGAACAACGGAACACCGGATATCAGCGTCCAGGTCGATACCGTATTCGACATCAATGTGAATGCCAATACAGATGTCAACACGAATACCGATGTCTCCTTCAGCCGGAACATATCCGTAAACACCAATGCAAATGCTTCGGCTGATGTGCGGATCGATACCGCTCCCGGCAGGAATGTCAGGGTGATCAGGCTGGATACGGTGAATAAAAAGGAGGTAAAAACGATCTATATACACACGGACACTGTCGTTTCCCATGCCCATAAGGTGTACAAGGTAAGTTCTCCCGCCAGCCGTGTCGTTGCTTTCAATTATACGCCCAAAAAAGTATCACCGAAACCCCGGATCGTTTACAGCCGCGATTCTTTCGCTGTAAGATATAAGACAGATCCGGTCAACCGCAAAATAAAAGTCTACGCACCGGATTCCGCCCACATCTATGAACCGCAGGTGATCAAAACTCCAAAACCCGTGCCTGCACCGAAACCATACAAACCCGCCAAGGGTCCGGCCGCGGCAGCACCGGTGAAAAGCGGCAAAACAATATCGTCTCCCAAAAAGCCATCAAACATCAACGAAAAATATACTCCCGTACTGCCCGGCGCCCTGCTGAAGACCATGAACATCGGAAAGCCGCAGGAGGAATGCTAAAAACTGCATATTGCCAGTACAACGCCTGCTGAAACGTTAAGGCATCACATTGCCCGCGCGTTCCTGCGCCCTTTACACCCCGGCAACACCTTTAGTTCTGCTGTATAAAATCGGTGCACTGCTGTTGCGACCTCTCAAATGATAGTGGTTGGCATATTAGTGGTAATGGACCATTACAGGTCCTGGATGATATGGCAACAATATTCATTACCCGCAAATCAACAAATAGATCTATGTTAATTAAACCAACAAAAAATATGAAAAAAGTTATTTATGCGCTGATCTTGCCGCTGGTTGTGGTAAGCGGACTAGTATTCGCCAATCGCGAAATCAAAAATGAAACTTCTGAAAAATCAGTCCCCAAGCCACCTTCAGCTGCTGAAAAGGAAGCCGAACGGAAAGAATGGGAAGCTACCCCGGAGGGTGTAAAGTTCAAAAAATGGGAAGCGTCTCCCGAAGGTAAAAAGGTATATGCCGATGCTGCTAAAATAAGGAAGCATTTAAGTGCTTTTACCAACATGGAGGCTGTTATTACCTCTCTTTCTCTTCCGCCAGGATCAAGATTAGGTTTCGGTGTGATGGCCAGGATTAATGGTGTCGATTACATTGTAAAATTTGAGCCGGAAAAGTCTCAACTTGAGCAATTACATAGCCTGAAAGTTAACGACAAAATAATTCTGAGAAGCCATCACGTATCGTACGCGCCAAAGTATTCGTACCCGATAGTATCGGGCGAATATGTAGAACGGGATCGTAAAGTAATTTTTAAACGTGCCCCTCGCAAAGGCGGTTGCTGAGCAAATAAAAAACCATGAAATACATACTCATCTATATTTTGTTCCTGATGTCTGTTTTTCACACTTCCTGTGGACAGAACCAAACAAACTTGCCGAAAGATAATAGCTACTCCGAACCCAAAGACATCGTCACTTCCTACGGGCCCAACATAATGATTCGTAATATAAAGCAAGATAGAAACGGTAACATTTTGATTGCTGGCTCGAACACCACCGCATTTGGTGATGTTTTTCGATACGATGGAAAATATTTTACCAACCTCACAAGCAAACTAGGTTCGCACAGATTCTGGGATGTTCTGGAAGATCGGCGCGGAAATCTTTGGTTCGCTTCTCTAGACTCAGGGGTATATTATTACAACGGGGAAACCTTTCAACATTTTACAACCAGGGAGGGACTTGCCAATAACATGGTTATGTCTATCTATGAAGATACAGGGGGCAATATTTGGTTCGGCGGAAATGGGCTAAGCCGTTACGACGGGAAATCCTTTCAAAATTTCACAACGAAAGACGGCCTTCCCAACAATAGCACCAGGGCTATCATAGAAGACAAAACCGGGAAATTATGGATTGCCACATTGGACGGGCCTTGTTTTTATGATGGAAAAGCATTTACCGTATTAAAAGACAAAGATGGCAAAGCGTTTAAAAACGTTTGGTCAGTAATCGAAGATAAAAAAGGAAACATTTGGTTCGGCGATAATAATGGTCTTTGGCGTTATGACGGCAGCACCTTTACTAAGGTGTCGCAGAAGGGTGCTTATGCTATAATCGAGGATAAAAATGGAAACATCTGGACCACCGGTGCAGATGAACCTCCTGGTATTGAGCAGGCCTGGTCGCTTTCCCGTTATGATCACAAGTCCCTGTACGACAAAAAGCCTGCTGTAACTGAAATTATATCAGGACCACCGGCTTTTTTGGGGCTTTTGGAAGCTGACGATGGAAGTA
This genomic stretch from Chitinophaga sp. XS-30 harbors:
- a CDS encoding two-component regulator propeller domain-containing protein, with translation MKYILIYILFLMSVFHTSCGQNQTNLPKDNSYSEPKDIVTSYGPNIMIRNIKQDRNGNILIAGSNTTAFGDVFRYDGKYFTNLTSKLGSHRFWDVLEDRRGNLWFASLDSGVYYYNGETFQHFTTREGLANNMVMSIYEDTGGNIWFGGNGLSRYDGKSFQNFTTKDGLPNNSTRAIIEDKTGKLWIATLDGPCFYDGKAFTVLKDKDGKAFKNVWSVIEDKKGNIWFGDNNGLWRYDGSTFTKVSQKGAYAIIEDKNGNIWTTGADEPPGIEQAWSLSRYDHKSLYDKKPAVTEIISGPPAFLGLLEADDGSIWFGGLGPHKGVHRYDGKTIKDFRRKEDQQ
- a CDS encoding BlaI/MecI/CopY family transcriptional regulator produces the protein MKKITRENNPEPTKSELEILQVLWQHGPSTVRAVNDILNEQKREVQYTSTLKLMQIMVEKGLLNRDESRMKHIYSSAVEEHSTKGHLLDRFVDTMYNGSASSLMMQLLGNKKTSKKELDAIRELLKKMDK
- a CDS encoding SRPBCC domain-containing protein, translated to MNIAKSSNNTPVITTIIEASIEDVWKALREREKLARWFGWNYSGLEAEINEIFFTNVREEGVSDATRRRLSVNGGDTFILTAQDDKTALQLVRRPLDGTPEDNYYETITEGWISFIEHLRFMLEHQPISTRRTIVAHRKLERDATWRALGLPDARQGQSFAGSLEGHELSGSVQFVTPQQIGLLIKNWGPGLLIIQFGENMQLLTIYTSDTEFFNSLSNEWKS
- a CDS encoding M56 family metallopeptidase; the protein is MQWISDETLQAVCRTFLHSLWQGMIAAVLAGLVLMLTRRTAARTRYNLLGFILLLSLVAAGFTFYLEAGVPQRTPAASGSHYITAAAPSAIPPVTHPGDILLNYMNDHAGLIMLVWLIVFMFRCCRLMGGYYHIRRIRQGAVPADLQWAEQVQRLSGQLGLSKPVQLFETAMAQVPFTLGFLKPCIFVPLGMLAKLPADQVETILLHELAHIRRKDYLVNMLQHAADTIFFFNPALRWISALLREEREACCDDIVMANTRQQSSYLHALIAFQERSAEASLGMALMGKQQHLLNRVKRLLTRENKKLSIMERSILMLGILAFTAFSFMPVQEQQITPEAPVPQDAMCDTIPPKKQTRTQVVLQTDSLFVQKKPAAGNPVCVTKTIVLNNGTPDISVQVDTVFDINVNANTDVNTNTDVSFSRNISVNTNANASADVRIDTAPGRNVRVIRLDTVNKKEVKTIYIHTDTVVSHAHKVYKVSSPASRVVAFNYTPKKVSPKPRIVYSRDSFAVRYKTDPVNRKIKVYAPDSAHIYEPQVIKTPKPVPAPKPYKPAKGPAAAAPVKSGKTISSPKKPSNINEKYTPVLPGALLKTMNIGKPQEEC